Proteins encoded within one genomic window of Felis catus isolate Fca126 chromosome C1, F.catus_Fca126_mat1.0, whole genome shotgun sequence:
- the RORC gene encoding nuclear receptor ROR-gamma: MDRAPQRQHRASQELLAAKKTHSSQIEVIPCKICGDRSSGIHYGVITCEGCKGFFRRSQQCNVVYSCTRQQNCPIDRTSRNRCQHCRLQKCLALGMSRDAVKFGRMSKKQRDSLHAEVQKQLQRQQQQQRGQVAKTPPAGGQGADALACPVGLPDGQLPLGSSPDLPEASACPPGLLRAPGSGPSCPSSLAKAGPNGASYHLGHSPERGKAEARDGFYGTGSQLPPDTCGLHFEDPRHPGLEEPGQGPDSYCSPSFHSTPEVPYASLTETEHLVQNVCKSYRETCQLRLEDLLRQRPNIFSREEVAGYQRKSMWEMWERCAHRLTEAIQYVVEFAKRLSGFMELCQNDQIVLLKAGAMEVVLVRMCRAYNADNHTVFFEGKYGGTELFRALGCGELISSIFDFSHSLSTLRFSEDEIALYTALVLINANRPGLQEKRKVEQLQHNLELAFHHHLYKTHRQGILAKLPPKGKLRSLCSQHVEKLQTFQHLHPIVVQAAFPPLYKELFSTEIESPEGLSE; this comes from the exons caCAAATTGAAGTGATTCCTTGCAAAATCTGTGGGGACAGGTCGTCTGGGATCCACTACGGGGTTATCACCTGTGAGGGGTGCAAG GGTTTCTTCCGCCGGAGCCAGCAGTGTAACGTGGTCTACTCCTGCACCCGCCAGCAGAACTGCCCCATCGACCGTACCAGCCGAAACCGGTGCCAGCACTGCCGGCTGCAGAAATGCCTGGCACTGGGCATGTCCCGAGATG CTGTCAAGTTTGGCCGCATGTCCAAGAAGCAGAGGGACAGCCTGCACGCCGAGGTGCAGAAACAACTACAGcggcagcaacagcagcagcggGGACAAGTGGCCAAGACCCCGCCAGCGGGGGGCCAGGGAGCAGATGCCCTCGCATGCCCTGTGGGACTCCCAGATGGGCAGCTGCCCCTGGGCTCTTCACCTGACCTGCCTGAGGCCTCGGCCTGCCCCCCCGGCCTCCTGAGAGCCCCAGGGTCTGGGCCCTCCTGCCCCAGCAGCCTGGCCAAGGCGGGGCCCAACGGGGCCTCATACCACCTGGGACACAGCCCCGAGCGGGGCAAGGCCGAGGCCAGAGACGGCTTCTATGGCACAGGCAGCCAGCTGCCCCCTGACACATGTGGGCTTCATTTCGAGGACCCCAGGCATCCTGGGCTTGAGGAACCAGGACAGGGCCCGGACAGCTACTGTAGCCCCAGCTTCCACAGCACCCCAGAGGTGCCCTATGCCTCCCTGACAGAGACTG AGCACCTGGTGCAGAACGTTTGTAAGTCCTACCGAGAGACATGTCAGCTGCGACTGGAGGACCTGCTACGACAGCGCCCTAACATCTTCTCCCGGGAGGAGGTGGCTGGCTACCAGAGGAAG TCAATGTGGGAGATGTGGGAACGCTGTGCCCACCGCCTCACTGAGGCCATTCAGTACGTGGTGGAGTTCGCTAAGAGGCTCTCAGGCTTTATGGAGCTCTGCCAGAATGACCAGATTGTGCTTCTCAAAGCAG GAGCAATGGAAGTGGTCCTGGTCAGGATGTGCCGGGCCTACAACGCTGACAACCACACAGTCTTTTTCGAAGGCAAATACGGAGGCACGGAGCTGTTCCGAGCcttgg GCTGTGGGGAGCTCATCAGCTCCATCTTTGACTTCTCCCACTCCCTGAGCACATTGCGCTTTTCTGAGGATGAGATTGCTCTCTACACAGCCCTCGTGCTCATCAACGCCA ACCGGCCAGGGCTCCAAGAGAAGAGGAAAGTAGAGCAGCTGCAGCACAACCTGGAGCTGGCTTTCCATCACCATCTCTACAAGACCCACCGCCAAGGTATCCTGGCCAAG CTGCCACCCAAGGGGAAGCTTCGGAGCCTGTGTAGCCAGCACGTGGAAAAGCTGCAAACCTTCCAGCATCTGCACCCCATCGTGGTCCAGGCTGCTTTCCCTCCACTCTACAAGGAACTCTTCAGCACTGAAATTGAGTCACCTGAGGGGCTGTCCGAGTGA
- the LINGO4 gene encoding leucine-rich repeat and immunoglobulin-like domain-containing nogo receptor-interacting protein 4 isoform X1, protein MANVLLGCHPHRHSGRLGLANSGPQALGQAPEGQRGSRWSPGHRAEHTSQPWRTSSRTEEGKAMGPAPKQAWPPWPPLLFLLLLSGGSCGGCPAVCDCASQPRAVLCPLRRLEAVPGGLPADTELLDLSGNRLWGLQRGMLSRLGLLQELDLSYNQLSTLEPGAFYGLQSLLTLRLQGNRLRIMGPGVFSGLSALTLLDLRLNHIVLFLDGAFGELGSLRQLEVGDNHLVFVAPGALAGLAQLSTLTLERCNLSTVPGLALARLPALVALRLRELDIGRLPAGALRGLGQLKELEIHSWPSLGALEPGSLAGLNLSNLAITRCNLSAVPCQALRHLSFLRVLDLSQNPISAIPARSLSPLVRLQELRLAGACLTSIAAHAFHGLTAFHLLDVADNALQTLEETAFPSPDQLVTLRLSGNPLTCDCRLLWLLRLRRRLDFGAAPPACASPRHMQGKSLREFSDILPPGHFTCQPALIRKSGPRWVIAEEGGQAVFSCSGDGDPAPTVSWRRPQGPWLGRAGRVRVLEDGTLEIRSVQLQDRGAYVCVVSNVAGNDSLRTWLEVLQVEPPNGTLSDPNITTPGIPGPFFLDSRGVAMVLAVGFLPFLTSVTLCFGLIALWSKGKGRVKHHMTFDFVAPRPSGDKNSGGNRVTAKLF, encoded by the exons ATGGCTAACGTGTTGCTTGGCTGTCATCCACACAGGCATTCAGGGAGATTGGGTCTTGCTAATTCAgggccccaggccctgggccaggctccagaagggcagaggggcagtAGGTGGAGTCCAGGGCACAGAGCTGAGCATACTTCCCAGCCCTGGAGGACTTCGTCAAG GACTGAAGAGGGGAAGGCTATGGGTCCAGCTCCAAAGCAAGCCTGGCCCCCATGGCCCCCTCTCCTGTTCCTGCTCCTCCTGTCTGGAGGCAGTTGTGGTGGGTGCCCTGCTGTGTGTGACTGTGCCTCCCAGCCCCGGGCAGTGCTCTGCCCCCTTCGGCGACTGGAGGCTGTGCCTGGGGGACTCCCGGCGGACACTGAGCTCCTGGACCTAAGTGGAAATCGCCTGTGGGGGCTTCAGCGCGGAATGCTCTCCCGCCTGGGCCTGCTCCAGGAACTGGACCTCAGCTACAACCAGCTGTCCACCCTTGAGCCTGGGGCCTTCTATGGCCTCCAAAGCCTCCTGACCCTGAGGCTGCAGGGCAACCGGCTGCGAATCATGGGGCCTGGGGTCTTTTCAGGCCTGTCTGCCCTCACGCTGCTCGACCTCCGCCTCAACCACATTGTCCTCTTCCTTGACGGAGCCTTTGGGGAGCTGGGCAGCCTCCGGcagctggaggtgggggacaACCACCTGGTGTTCGTGGCTCCAGGGGCGTTGGCAGGGCTGGCCCAGCTGAGCACCCTCACCCTGGAACGCTGCAAcctcagcacagtgcccggccTGGCCCTGGCCCGCCTCCCGGCACTAGTGGCCCTGAGGCTTCGAGAACTGGATATTGGGAGGCTGCCAGCTGGGGCACTACGGGGGCTGGGGCAGCTAAAGGAGCTGGAGATCCACTCCTGGCCATCTCTGGGGGCTctggagcctgggagcctggctGGGCTCAATCTCAGCAACCTGGCCATCACCCGCTGCAATCTGAGCGCAGTACCCTGCCAAGCGCTCCGCCACCTGAGCTTCCTCAGGGTCCTGGATCTGTCTCAGAACCCCATCTCAGCCATCCCCGCCCGAAGCCTCAGTCCCCTGGTGCGGCTGCAGGAGCTCCGGCTGGCGGGAGCGTGCCTCACCTCCATTGCCGCCCACGCCTTCCACGGCCTGACCGCTTTCCACCTCCTGGACGTGGCAGATAATGCCCTTCAGACGCTGGAGGAAACGGCCTTCCCTTCCCCAGACCAACTAGTCACCCTGCGGCTGTCAGGTAACCCCCTGACATGTGACTGCCGCCTCCTCTGGCTGCTCCGGCTGCGCAGGCGCCTGGACTTCGGTGCGGCACCCCCTGCCTGTGCCAGCCCCCGGCACATGCAGGGCAAGAGCCTGAGGGAGTTCTCAGACATCCTGCCTCCAGGGCACTTCACTTGCCAACCGGCCCTGATCCGAAAGTCTGGGCCGCGATGGGTCATCGCAGAGGAGGGGGGGCAGGCCGTTTTCTCCTGCTCCGGAGACGGAGACCCAGCGCCCACGGTCTCTTGGAGGAGGCCTCAGGGCCCTTGGCTGGGAAGGGCTGGGCGAGTGAGGGTCCTGGAGGATGGGACGCTGGAGATCCGTTCGGTGCAGCTGCAGGACAGAGGGGCCTATGTCTGTGTGGTCAGCAATGTTGCTGGGAATGACTCCCTGAGGACCTGGCTCGAAGTACTCCAAGTTGAACCACCAAATggcactctctctgaccctaacaTCACCACGCCAGGGATCCCAGGGCCCTTCTTCCTGGATAGCAGAGGCGTAGCTATGGTGCTAGCAGTtggcttcctccccttcctcacctcGGTGACCCTCTGCTTTGGTCTCATTGCCCTCTGGAGCAAGGGCAAAGGCCGGGTCAAACATCACATGACCTTTGACTTTGTGGCACCTCGGCCCTCAGGGGATAAGAACTCGGGGGGTAACCGGGTCACCGCCAAGCTCTTCTGA
- the LINGO4 gene encoding leucine-rich repeat and immunoglobulin-like domain-containing nogo receptor-interacting protein 4 isoform X2 yields MRRPPALDRGSVQLDATLQLLRTEEGKAMGPAPKQAWPPWPPLLFLLLLSGGSCGGCPAVCDCASQPRAVLCPLRRLEAVPGGLPADTELLDLSGNRLWGLQRGMLSRLGLLQELDLSYNQLSTLEPGAFYGLQSLLTLRLQGNRLRIMGPGVFSGLSALTLLDLRLNHIVLFLDGAFGELGSLRQLEVGDNHLVFVAPGALAGLAQLSTLTLERCNLSTVPGLALARLPALVALRLRELDIGRLPAGALRGLGQLKELEIHSWPSLGALEPGSLAGLNLSNLAITRCNLSAVPCQALRHLSFLRVLDLSQNPISAIPARSLSPLVRLQELRLAGACLTSIAAHAFHGLTAFHLLDVADNALQTLEETAFPSPDQLVTLRLSGNPLTCDCRLLWLLRLRRRLDFGAAPPACASPRHMQGKSLREFSDILPPGHFTCQPALIRKSGPRWVIAEEGGQAVFSCSGDGDPAPTVSWRRPQGPWLGRAGRVRVLEDGTLEIRSVQLQDRGAYVCVVSNVAGNDSLRTWLEVLQVEPPNGTLSDPNITTPGIPGPFFLDSRGVAMVLAVGFLPFLTSVTLCFGLIALWSKGKGRVKHHMTFDFVAPRPSGDKNSGGNRVTAKLF; encoded by the exons ATGAGACGGCCCCCAGCCCTGGACAGAGGCAGTGTCCAACTTGATGCCACCCTCCAGCTTCTCCG GACTGAAGAGGGGAAGGCTATGGGTCCAGCTCCAAAGCAAGCCTGGCCCCCATGGCCCCCTCTCCTGTTCCTGCTCCTCCTGTCTGGAGGCAGTTGTGGTGGGTGCCCTGCTGTGTGTGACTGTGCCTCCCAGCCCCGGGCAGTGCTCTGCCCCCTTCGGCGACTGGAGGCTGTGCCTGGGGGACTCCCGGCGGACACTGAGCTCCTGGACCTAAGTGGAAATCGCCTGTGGGGGCTTCAGCGCGGAATGCTCTCCCGCCTGGGCCTGCTCCAGGAACTGGACCTCAGCTACAACCAGCTGTCCACCCTTGAGCCTGGGGCCTTCTATGGCCTCCAAAGCCTCCTGACCCTGAGGCTGCAGGGCAACCGGCTGCGAATCATGGGGCCTGGGGTCTTTTCAGGCCTGTCTGCCCTCACGCTGCTCGACCTCCGCCTCAACCACATTGTCCTCTTCCTTGACGGAGCCTTTGGGGAGCTGGGCAGCCTCCGGcagctggaggtgggggacaACCACCTGGTGTTCGTGGCTCCAGGGGCGTTGGCAGGGCTGGCCCAGCTGAGCACCCTCACCCTGGAACGCTGCAAcctcagcacagtgcccggccTGGCCCTGGCCCGCCTCCCGGCACTAGTGGCCCTGAGGCTTCGAGAACTGGATATTGGGAGGCTGCCAGCTGGGGCACTACGGGGGCTGGGGCAGCTAAAGGAGCTGGAGATCCACTCCTGGCCATCTCTGGGGGCTctggagcctgggagcctggctGGGCTCAATCTCAGCAACCTGGCCATCACCCGCTGCAATCTGAGCGCAGTACCCTGCCAAGCGCTCCGCCACCTGAGCTTCCTCAGGGTCCTGGATCTGTCTCAGAACCCCATCTCAGCCATCCCCGCCCGAAGCCTCAGTCCCCTGGTGCGGCTGCAGGAGCTCCGGCTGGCGGGAGCGTGCCTCACCTCCATTGCCGCCCACGCCTTCCACGGCCTGACCGCTTTCCACCTCCTGGACGTGGCAGATAATGCCCTTCAGACGCTGGAGGAAACGGCCTTCCCTTCCCCAGACCAACTAGTCACCCTGCGGCTGTCAGGTAACCCCCTGACATGTGACTGCCGCCTCCTCTGGCTGCTCCGGCTGCGCAGGCGCCTGGACTTCGGTGCGGCACCCCCTGCCTGTGCCAGCCCCCGGCACATGCAGGGCAAGAGCCTGAGGGAGTTCTCAGACATCCTGCCTCCAGGGCACTTCACTTGCCAACCGGCCCTGATCCGAAAGTCTGGGCCGCGATGGGTCATCGCAGAGGAGGGGGGGCAGGCCGTTTTCTCCTGCTCCGGAGACGGAGACCCAGCGCCCACGGTCTCTTGGAGGAGGCCTCAGGGCCCTTGGCTGGGAAGGGCTGGGCGAGTGAGGGTCCTGGAGGATGGGACGCTGGAGATCCGTTCGGTGCAGCTGCAGGACAGAGGGGCCTATGTCTGTGTGGTCAGCAATGTTGCTGGGAATGACTCCCTGAGGACCTGGCTCGAAGTACTCCAAGTTGAACCACCAAATggcactctctctgaccctaacaTCACCACGCCAGGGATCCCAGGGCCCTTCTTCCTGGATAGCAGAGGCGTAGCTATGGTGCTAGCAGTtggcttcctccccttcctcacctcGGTGACCCTCTGCTTTGGTCTCATTGCCCTCTGGAGCAAGGGCAAAGGCCGGGTCAAACATCACATGACCTTTGACTTTGTGGCACCTCGGCCCTCAGGGGATAAGAACTCGGGGGGTAACCGGGTCACCGCCAAGCTCTTCTGA